GTGAGCTTGAGGTATTTAATCTTATTGGTCAGGGCTACAGAACCCGCCAGATAGCTGATATGATCCATGTAAGCGTAAAAACGGTTGAATCTTACCGTGCCAACATAAAAGAAAAACTCCATTTAAAAAACGCCACAGAACTCTTAAAACATGCTGTCTATTGGGTAGAAAAGCAATAGATAAGGATTTACAAAGACTATAATCTTTTCCCCTATATCTTATATAGGGTAATACCCTACCTTTTTAATATCTAACACCTTATTGTCAAATACAGGTTTTTAAGTTTTATTTTTCGAGATTCCAAAAATGGTATCAAATCACTCTCAAGAGGTGAGATATGAACACCACAGCAAAGATTTTAACTCTAAAAAAACAAGGTGGTGCACCATATAACGCACCGTATAACATGAACGAATTAGATGGTGCTACCTATGAGGCAAAGATCTGGAAGAACAATGGCACGTTATCAAAAGATGAATTAAGAGATAAAGCCCTGAAGGTCCTCAATGAGATGGAAGAGATGTGGGAGATGGATCACGGCAATGTGGAACTCAGGGATAGATTCCATCTGCTTAAATATTATCTTGAGAGGTCTTTCAGTTAAAATCATTTAAAATCAATAAAATACAGGAGGTTTTATGTCAGCAGTAAAAGATGTAATCGCAAAGGTAAAGCAGAGGGATCCCAATGAACCGGAGTTTCATCAGGCAGTAGAAGAGGTTATGGAATCCCTTGAGCCCACAGAGGCAAAACACCCTGAGTTTGTAAAGGCAAATATATATGAACGTATAGTTGAGCCTGACAGGACCATCATTTTCAGGGTTCCATGGGTTGATGACAGAGGTGGTGTTCAGGTAAACAGGGGGTTTAGGGTGCAGTTCAACAATGCCATAGGTCCATATAAAGGTGGTATCCGTTTCCACCCTTCTGTAAATTTGAGCATCTTGAAGTTTCTGGGATTTGAACAGATCTTTAAAAACTCCCTTACCACACTACCTATGGGAGGGGCAAAGGGTGGCTCTGATTTTGACCCCAAAGGCAAGTCAGATAATGAGGTCATGAAATTCTGTCATGCCTTTACAAGAGAACTCTTCAGACATATAGGGCCTGATATAGATGTCCCTGCCGGAGACATAGGTGTTGGAGGCAGAGAGATAGGATATATGTTTGGCTATTATAAAAAGATCATGAACGACCACACCGGAGTATTTACAGGCAAAGGTCTTGAATACGGTGGGAGCCTCATAAGACCTGAGGCAACAGGATATGGCGCAGTCTATTTTGCCGCAGAGATGCTGGCCACAAGGGGTCTCGACTTTAAAGGTAAGGTGGTTGCCGTAAGCGG
The sequence above is drawn from the Syntrophorhabdaceae bacterium genome and encodes:
- the gdhA gene encoding NADP-specific glutamate dehydrogenase, with amino-acid sequence MSAVKDVIAKVKQRDPNEPEFHQAVEEVMESLEPTEAKHPEFVKANIYERIVEPDRTIIFRVPWVDDRGGVQVNRGFRVQFNNAIGPYKGGIRFHPSVNLSILKFLGFEQIFKNSLTTLPMGGAKGGSDFDPKGKSDNEVMKFCHAFTRELFRHIGPDIDVPAGDIGVGGREIGYMFGYYKKIMNDHTGVFTGKGLEYGGSLIRPEATGYGAVYFAAEMLATRGLDFKGKVVAVSGSGNVAQYAVEKVNQLGGKVITLCDSNATIVDEEGICGEKCDFVMELKNIRRGRIKEYADRFGTVCYIGNNVWDVIREQGLKVDVALPCATQNELDGKNAEALVKNGCICVAEGANMPSTPEAVKVFQSNNVLFGPGKAANAGGVSVSGLEMSQNSLKLSWSREEVDKMLLNIMKNIHKACLDASEAYGKKGDYVVGANIAGFLKVAKAMLAYGII